The Uloborus diversus isolate 005 unplaced genomic scaffold, Udiv.v.3.1 scaffold_1407, whole genome shotgun sequence DNA segment TCCATTTAGCTGAGTACTTGTCCCATCATAATATTAATATCTTCTTTTCCAAACAGCTCTAATTCTTTAGATGTTTTCTTCTCAAACCTGTACAAGTAccataatgtgttttttttcttctgatttgtGATGTCTTTTTTGTTGTGACAAGAGGTGTCATGCTGTAGGCAAATCATTTTAACAATTCCTAGATCCAGAAAAACTAgagtagaaaaaatgttttacctGTAGCACACTATCTTTTAAGTGGCATTACTATCAACACTAATTTAACGCAATCTATATTTGCACTGCACCACATAGAAATTTCATATCAATTCAAAGAAGTACTTTAACACAATTATTGGTATGGATCAAATAAGGCACAATACTGTAGTAGTACATTTGGAAGAAAATGCAATAGCTTTGAAGTTTGATATGGGAAAAAAGGAGACCTTAAATTTACCGGATTTCGCTGCAAAAACTGATTTGAAGCAGAAGAATCATTTTGGCACTACTTCACACAACTGCAGCAACTACGAAAGCTCCAGCAGTTGGGTGAGGCAAGAGAGAAAATATGAAACTATTTTATAGATATAACAGTCGATTACAAAATTCTATGGGAGTTACACATACCTTTGTTGCATCAAGAATTGTGCAAGTTGTGCTTGTTGAAGAGCACCAGTAATAGTTATAATACGAGTGTTTGTGCTTTGAGTTGCTTCTTCAATGTTAATGTTTGCAGCTGAATCACGACGAATTTTGCGTATACGTTGACCTCCCTTGCCAATTATTGCACCAGCAACCTGAATCAATAGGCATATAGCTTAGAAACCAATTATAAATACATATAAATTTGATTCATTCTATATTTCAATTTATAAAGTATAGTCGGATCCTGACTTATGCaagagatgcgttccaagactcctcacgtaagtcgaaattttatGTATAGT contains these protein-coding regions:
- the LOC129232965 gene encoding heterogeneous nuclear ribonucleoprotein K-like, whose translation is ICLLIQVAGAIIGKGGQRIRKIRRDSAANINIEEATQSTNTRIITITGALQQAQLAQFLMQQSVRENQGSGGGGGGRRF